The DNA region CGAGCCGATCTACCTCTTTGACCCGGAGTTCGGCCGCATTCCGTATTGTGGTAGTGCCCGTGGCGAGCGCCGCAGCAACCGCAAACACCGGGATTTCATCGATCATTCTGGGAATCATGGCCCCGGCCAGCTCGGTCCCGTGCAGCGATTGACTCTTCACATAAAGATCAGCGACCGGTTCACCGGAGATGGTGCGCTCTCGACGTATCTCAATTACGGCGCCCATCGACCGCAACGCATCCAACAGGCCGGTTCTGGTCGGATTGATGCCCACCTCTCGCAATGTCAGCTCCGACCCTGGAATCACCAAGGCCGCGACAATAAAGAAGGCAGCCGCTGAAAAGTCTCCCGGGATAGCGGTCTGAAACGCCGGAATCTTCTTGGCGCCATCGACCATAACGCTCAAACCGTTGCGGTGGATCGGTATGCCGATCGCCTCAAACATCCGCTCCGTATGATCGCGAGAGAGGGCCGGTTCGGTAACGGTCGTTTCTCCTTCAGCAAAAAGACCGGCCAGCAGGATCGCGGATTTGACTTGGGCACTGGCGATCGGACTGACATAGTCAATTGCTTTCAGATGTGTTCCCATGATGGCGAGGGGAGGAAAATTACCACCGTCACGACCCAGGATGGTGGCTCCCATCGATCTCAGGGGCTTGGTAACCCTGGCCATCGGCCGGGCCCGAAGGTACTGATCGCCGGTGAGCACGGAAAAGAATGGCTGCGCCGCCAGCACCCCCGACAGAAGCCTCATACTTGTTCCGGAATTCCCGACATCCAGAACCTCCACAGGTTCCTTCAGGCCGTGGAGTCCGCAACCTCGAATTTGTAGTTGATCGTCGCCCAGCTTTTCGATCGTTGCGCCCATGCCAACCAAGGCCTTGGCGGTATGACGGCAATCATCGCTTTGGAGCGCACCGGTAATCTCGGTGACCCCGTCAGCCAGTGATCCCAGGATGATCGCGCGATGGGTGATCGACTTATCGCCTGGAAGGATCAGCTCGCCCTTCAGTGGACCGACAGGATCTACCCGCATCCGATCTACGCCGCTCGTAACCATGTACCTTCGATTCGCTCAACGAGCACGTGGAATATGCGCTCATTCATCGTCGATCCCTCTGCGGTAAGCCACTCAATTTCGTTTTCATGACGGAACCAGGTAAGCTGACGTTTGGCATACCGCCGCGTGTCGCGCTTGAGGGAGGCAACCGCCTCATCAAGGCTGGTCCGCCCGTTCAGATACCCGATCATATGGCGGTATCCGATAGCTTGTAGCGGCTTGAGTGTCGCGCAGTAGCCCCGATCGAGCAGATTTCTGACCTCACGCAACAATCCCTGACTCATCATCGCCTCTACCCTTGCCTCAATCCGTTGATACAGCTCCTGACGGTTTCGCTCAAGACCGAACGTCATCACAGGTCCTGGAACCGGTATGTGGTTGCGGCGCGCCTCAGCCCTGAGGGTGGAGATAGGACGGCCACTCGCAGCTGCCACCTCAAGCGCCCGTACGATCCGAAAGAGATCGTTGGGATGGATCGCCGCAGCCGCCTCGGGATCGATAGCATCGAGTCGCTGGTGAAGAGCCGCGCCACCCATCTGTGCGGCCTCCTGGTGCAGCGTTTCTCTGAGTGGGGTCATCTCCCCAGGTCCATCAAACAGGCCACGAAAGAGCGCACGGACATAGAGACCTGTTCCCCCGACCATGATCGGGAGGCATCCACGAGCGCGGATCTCGGCGATCGCGGCGGAAGCCCACCTCACATAATCGGCCGCCGTAAAGGGCTGGCCGGGGTCCACAAGGTCCAGCAGGTGATGCGGGACGCGCCTTCGCTCCTCGGCGGTTGGCTTGGCTGTCCCGATGTCAAGACCGCGGTAGACCTGCATCGAGTCGGCTGCGACGATCTCACCCCCCACCCTCTCCGCCACGGCGAGCGCCATAGATGACTTTCCGACCGCAGTCGCGCCCACCAGCACCACGAGCGGTACCGCATTCAAGAGATTGCTGCCTCCTTTTTACCGCTAAAAGCCTTCAGCCTATCTACCTGTTACCCGGACAGCTTCAATGCCTGAAGGATCTGAAAGGTGGCTTCAGATTTATTGAGGAGGTAAAAGTGTAGGCCCGGAATGCCTGCGTCAAGCAATTCGCGGCATTGCCGGATGGCGTAGCGGATCCCCACACCTACCTG from Candidatus Methylomirabilis tolerans includes:
- the miaA gene encoding tRNA (adenosine(37)-N6)-dimethylallyltransferase MiaA, which produces MALAVAERVGGEIVAADSMQVYRGLDIGTAKPTAEERRRVPHHLLDLVDPGQPFTAADYVRWASAAIAEIRARGCLPIMVGGTGLYVRALFRGLFDGPGEMTPLRETLHQEAAQMGGAALHQRLDAIDPEAAAAIHPNDLFRIVRALEVAAASGRPISTLRAEARRNHIPVPGPVMTFGLERNRQELYQRIEARVEAMMSQGLLREVRNLLDRGYCATLKPLQAIGYRHMIGYLNGRTSLDEAVASLKRDTRRYAKRQLTWFRHENEIEWLTAEGSTMNERIFHVLVERIEGTWLRAA
- the aroA gene encoding 3-phosphoshikimate 1-carboxyvinyltransferase, with protein sequence MRVDPVGPLKGELILPGDKSITHRAIILGSLADGVTEITGALQSDDCRHTAKALVGMGATIEKLGDDQLQIRGCGLHGLKEPVEVLDVGNSGTSMRLLSGVLAAQPFFSVLTGDQYLRARPMARVTKPLRSMGATILGRDGGNFPPLAIMGTHLKAIDYVSPIASAQVKSAILLAGLFAEGETTVTEPALSRDHTERMFEAIGIPIHRNGLSVMVDGAKKIPAFQTAIPGDFSAAAFFIVAALVIPGSELTLREVGINPTRTGLLDALRSMGAVIEIRRERTISGEPVADLYVKSQSLHGTELAGAMIPRMIDEIPVFAVAAALATGTTTIRNAAELRVKEVDRLAALVTELRRFGVQIEPRPDGLALHGGSALSGCHCDSWGDHRMAMALAVAGLAAKGSTTISDSSCVSSSFPDFWTRLDAILPGAATPCG